In Candidatus Babeliales bacterium, a genomic segment contains:
- a CDS encoding M24 family metallopeptidase: SEFVAAARRRKDVSEIERVYRAIEITELAHESAIQMIKNGALESEVQASLEYMMIASHARPAFPSIVASGKNGTVLHYHQNSGMLKNGDLLLVDIGAEFNNYCADLTRTYPVSGSFTKRQKELYEIVLATQTYIASLAKPGIWLKNKDKVDQSLHHLAVKFLAKHGYDTYFPHGIGHFLGLDVHDVGDYRIPLQEGDVITIEPGIYIPEEGIGIRIEDNYWITKDGAVCLSENLPKEVEDIEGIVQQALSDEDNDSDEEDEWEDDEDYDDEDDNMLN; the protein is encoded by the coding sequence TCGGAATTCGTTGCAGCGGCAAGACGACGCAAAGACGTGAGTGAAATTGAACGTGTGTACCGTGCAATAGAAATTACTGAACTTGCACACGAATCAGCGATTCAAATGATTAAAAATGGAGCTCTGGAAAGTGAAGTTCAAGCATCGCTTGAATACATGATGATAGCATCCCATGCACGACCAGCATTTCCAAGTATTGTTGCGAGTGGTAAAAATGGTACTGTGTTGCATTATCATCAAAATAGTGGAATGCTCAAAAATGGTGATTTGTTACTTGTTGATATTGGTGCAGAGTTTAATAACTACTGTGCGGATTTGACTCGTACGTATCCCGTATCAGGTTCATTTACCAAGCGACAAAAAGAGTTGTATGAAATTGTTCTTGCGACACAAACATATATTGCATCGCTTGCAAAACCGGGTATCTGGCTTAAAAATAAAGATAAAGTTGACCAATCACTTCATCACTTAGCGGTAAAATTTTTGGCCAAACATGGCTATGATACATATTTTCCGCATGGCATTGGTCATTTTCTTGGTCTTGATGTGCATGATGTTGGTGATTACCGTATACCGTTGCAAGAAGGCGATGTTATTACTATTGAACCAGGAATTTACATTCCTGAAGAAGGCATAGGTATTCGTATTGAGGATAATTATTGGATCACTAAAGATGGTGCTGTGTGTCTGAGTGAAAATTTACCTAAAGAAGTTGAAGATATCGAAGGAATTGTGCAACAAGCGCTGAGTGATGAAGACAATGATTCTGATGAAGAAGATGAGTGGGAAGATGACGAAGATTACGATGATGAAGATGATAATATGTTGAATTAA